A segment of the Campylobacter sp. MIT 12-8780 genome:
TAAGAATTTCATCATCAAAGGAGAAATTCAAAATTTGCTCGATGAAAAATACATAGACGCCCTAAATTCATATAACCAAACCATGAATAGCACAGCCGATCCTTTAGCCATGAACAACTATGCCAGAGGACGCACCTATGTGATGAGTTTTTCATATAAATACTAAGCTGATCATTGTTTTTTAAAGCAATGTATTTTGTATCCAAGTGCAAACAAAGCCTCAATTAAGCAGAAGTTTTAGTTTTAAAGCTTCTGCTTAAAATCAAAGAAATTCTTGCTGCTATTAGCATAGCTTACCCTCTTTTTTACTCAAGTAAAGAATTTAAAGAAAAAAACAAAGCCATTTTGCTCCAAGCAAAAGATCATATACAAAAAGCTCTTAAGCTTTATTTTCCAGAGCTTAAAGGCATTTAAAAGTGGAATTATTTTTTTAAATAATGCACCATTTGTCCAAGTGCTATAGAGCTGTCATTTACTGGAAATTTTAAGCCTGTTTTAAAATTTAAACCCCTATTTTTAAGCAAAGTTAACAAAGTTGTATTTTGAAAAACGCCCCCACAAAGTAAAACTGGCAGTTTCTCATCTAAGTGTAGCTTTTTTTTATACAGCGTTGAAAGTTTGATAATGCAAGTTGCAAGTGCATTTAAAAAGCCTGTGCAAGCGTGTTTTTTATCATCTTTTAGGGCTTGTAAAAAGGCATTTTTAACACAAATTTGATTATTTTTAAACTCAAAATTATAGCTATAATTTAAGCTAAAATCATAATATTTTTCCATTAAAAGCCCAATTTGTGCTTCATAATCAAGTCTTTCTTTATCAAAAATCACACTCCCAAAAGCATCAATAATCCTGCCTAAAGAGCTTGTATAAAGCTTGCTTTGGGTATAAATTTTTTTAAGATTTGCCCATTTTTTAGCGTCTATAGTAGCTAAAAAATCACAAGCTTCTTGCTCTAAATCATATTTTAAAATAAAACCTAAGGCTAAGTTTTGAATCTGTGTAATATCTGCATTGATAAGCTTAAACTCATCAAAATGAGCCACTCTTTCATACTCTTTTAAGCTCGCTTGAAAGACTTCTCCTCCCCAAATATGACCATCATCGCCATACCCAGTGCCATCAAAGGCAAAAACAAGTAATTTTTGCGTATAAAAACCATGCTCAAAAAGCACAGCACAAGCATGAGCGTAATGGTGCTGGAGCTTAAAAGCTTTTTTATAGTCTTGATTGAGGCTAAAATGCGGGTGCTTATCACTAATAACTTGCGTAAAATTTAAATCATAACTTTTGCGAAAAAAATCCAAAAGTGTTTCAAAACGTTCTTTAGTATCTAAGCTTTTTAAATCCCCTATATAAGGAGAAATCAAAAGCTTATTATCAAAAGCGATCACGAATTGATTTTTAAGCTCAGCCCCTAAAGCAAGGGCAGTTTCATTTTTAAAATTCTCATCAAGCTCTATATAAGTTGGATTTATCCCTCTTGAAGTGCGTAAAAACATACACTCATCATTTACTACACAAGCTATGCTATCATCACTTGCATTGACAATCTCTCTTTCATAATCAAGATAATAATCAAACACCCCATTAAGCTTTTCTAGCAAGGCTTTTTCGCTATAAATAATGCTTTCAGAGCTTATATTAGCACTTGTAGCCACTATTGGGTTTGAAAAATACTCAAAAAGCAAGAGATGAAAGGGCGTGTAAGCTAGCATAATGCCTATTTTATCAGTATCAAAAGCAATTTGTGCTGGCATTTTTTTAGCCTTTAAAAGCACGATAGGCTTTAAGATAGAGTTTAAAAGCTCTTCTTCTTTTGGCGTGATAAAGGCTAATTTTAAAGCCATTTGCATATCCTTACACATTAAGGCTAAAGGCTTAAAAGGGCGGTGTTTTCGCTCTCTTAAAAGCTTTACCGCCTTTTCATTTAAGGCATCGCATACCAAATGAAAACCACCCATTCCCTTAATAGCAAGCACTTTACCTTGCTTTAAAAGCCTTGCACTTTCTTTAAAGGCTTTTTCATCACTTGCAAGAACCCTGCCCGCACTATCTTTTAAATGCACTTTGATAGCACACTCAGGGCAGCTTATAGGCTGGGCGTGGAAGCGTCGATTTTTTGGATCTTTAAATTCGCTTTGACAAAACTCACACATCTTAAACTCAGCCATACTGGTATTTTGTCTATCATAAGGAAGCTTTTTGATGATAGAAAAACGCACCCCACAATGCGTGCAAGTGATGAAAGGATAATGATAGCGAGGATTTTTTGGATCATAAAATTCATTTTTACATGCCTCACAAAGTGCAAAATCACTTAATATAGCACTTGTTTTAAGGCTTTGTTTGGACTTTGTGATACTAAAATCAATATAAGCTTGCCTTGCTTTTTGTATGCTTATATGAATGTGAGCTATACGAGCAAGGGCTGGTAAATTTGCTTTTAAAGACTGCAAAAAAAGCTCAAGCTTAGCCTCATCACAGCTTAAAAAGATCACCACGCCCTTTGTATCATTAAAAACCTCGCCTTTAAGCTTTAATTCTTGAGCTAAATTAAACACCAAAGGACGAAAGCCTACCCCTTGCACAAGTCCTGAAATTTCAAGCTTATATATAAAGGGGTGCATGAGCTATCTTGCAGTTTTTAAGGTGTTTTAAGGCATTTTTAAGTAAGCTTTTATGCTCAAACAAAGAGCCTGAAAGGATAACAATTTGAGCTTGATTTTTCTCTCTTAGCTCATCATAAAAATCCCTTAAGAAAAATGCCAAGCTTTCTACTGCTCCATAAGCTATATTAGTAGCTTCTACACCGGCTAATAAAAAGCTCATCACTGAACGCAAAGTACGTGTGTAATCAAATTCTTTTGAGTGTTCTTTAAAGCGGTAATCAATCTTTACCCCACGAGGAATTTTACTCTCATCACTAAGCTCTAAAAGCTTTACAGCTGCTTTTTGAGGGCTATCATCAAGCTTTAAAATAAGCCCAACTAAGCCAAGCAGTGAAAAAAAGCTTTTCTCAAGCTCAAACTCACCTTGCAAAAGCTCAAATTGAAGGGCGAAATTATCATACAAACGTTTTCCAATCATATCAGCACAAATATCTTCATACATTTGTTTTGCTGAACTTGGCATTGTTAGCTCTAAAAGCCTAAGTTCCTTATTTAAAAGCACAATATCATCTTGAGTCTTACTCAAATCAAGCAATAAAGACTCTTGCTTAAAATCGCTCAGTATATAAGAAATACGTGCATAATTTTTATCTTCTTTGCTTAAAATCAGTTCTTTTGCTCTTTGGTTGATAAAATCAAGCCCACGCACGATCACAAGCTGGTTTTCAAACTCAAAAAGCTCAAGTTCATCTTCAAAATGCTCAAGTTCATCTTCAAAATGCTCAAGCTTAAAAAAGCTTAAAAACTTAAAACCTTCCTCAAAAAGCTTTAAGCCTAGTGCAAATAAAAATAAATTATATGCCATTTTTACCTTAAATTCATGTTGTGGCGTGGAGTGGTTTTTACGAAATATCGAGCTAAAACGAAGCTTCATTATAGGCTTTTCAAGACTTGCAAGAAGCTTTAAGTTTTCATTGCTGCATACAAAGGCTGAGTTTAAAGCCTTTAAATCAGTAGGCATTAAAAAACTTGCCTTAAAATCATCATCAAAAAGCTTAATTTTATACACACCAAAAGCATTTTTAAGCACTAAATACTTGGCGTTTTTAAGCACATTTGCGCTTTTATCAAGCAAGACATTAAAATTTTCTTTAGTGATAGGCTCAAATTCTTTTTCATCAAAACTTAGCATATCATCTACAAAACACGACCATTCATTTGTTTCAAGCTCGTTTTTCTCAATATAAGCATTTAAATTTTTTGAACTTAAAAAATCCCTTTTTGTAAAATCAGCCAAATTTTTTGGTTCTTCTTGTATAAAATACTCATCTTCTAAGGCTTTAACCTCAAAATGACGCAAAAAAACTGAATTAGCGATAAAATTCAAATGATTGCAAAAGTCAGTAAGTCCAGCCTCATCAGACTTCACATCAAAGATGATATGATCTTGAGTTTTACGCAAAGCAAAGGCAAAATCCCTTGCATAATAGCACAACAAAAACTCCAAAAAATCATTATCACTTATATAAGTAAAGTCAAATCTTAAAAACACTTATTATCCTTTTTAAAAAGCTATACTATAGCATTTTTTTAACAAAAGCTCGCTTAAATAAACATACTCTAAATTTGTTGTGTGAAATTTAAGCCTTTAAGTAGCTTCTGCCTTTTCCTAAAATCTGGCATGATTTGCTCTATAAAATCATAAAATTCTTTTTGATGATGAGGGAATTTTAAGTGTGTTAATTCATGCAAAATCACATATTCAATAGCCTTTAAAGGCTTATGAATAAGCCTTAAGTTTAAATTTATACGCGCAAAGCGATGATTGCAAGAACCCCATAAAGTCTTAGTTTTTTTAATGCTTATTTTACTTACTTTTCTTTCAAAATAAGGCTGATATTTTTGTATATAAAAGTTAAAAATTCGCAAGGCATGCTGTGTGAAAAAATGCTCTAAATCTTTTTCATTTTTTGCTAAAAGTTCGTTTTTATAAAGTCTTGTTTTTGCAAAATTTTCATCAAAACGTAGTGTATAAACCCTGCCAAGAAAGCTGATTGTATCTTTTTGCAAGCTTGCCTTTGCATTTAAAAATCGCTTTAAATGCTTATCAATCCAAGTCTGATTTTTTTGCAAAAACATAAAGACTTCACTTTCAGTGCAAGAAAGTGGAATACTAAGCTTAAATTCTCCATCATTACTTGCTTTAAGGCGGAGGTATTTGATCTTTTTGTATTCAAATTTCAATTCAAGATTTTCAAAATGAAGCACGCCTTTTTTAAAAGCCTTTTTTATGCCATATTTCATACTACAGCTTTTCCCTGCCATTTTTTGCTTTTCCAACGCCAAGCATTGCTTAA
Coding sequences within it:
- the hypF gene encoding carbamoyltransferase HypF, translated to MHPFIYKLEISGLVQGVGFRPLVFNLAQELKLKGEVFNDTKGVVIFLSCDEAKLELFLQSLKANLPALARIAHIHISIQKARQAYIDFSITKSKQSLKTSAILSDFALCEACKNEFYDPKNPRYHYPFITCTHCGVRFSIIKKLPYDRQNTSMAEFKMCEFCQSEFKDPKNRRFHAQPISCPECAIKVHLKDSAGRVLASDEKAFKESARLLKQGKVLAIKGMGGFHLVCDALNEKAVKLLRERKHRPFKPLALMCKDMQMALKLAFITPKEEELLNSILKPIVLLKAKKMPAQIAFDTDKIGIMLAYTPFHLLLFEYFSNPIVATSANISSESIIYSEKALLEKLNGVFDYYLDYEREIVNASDDSIACVVNDECMFLRTSRGINPTYIELDENFKNETALALGAELKNQFVIAFDNKLLISPYIGDLKSLDTKERFETLLDFFRKSYDLNFTQVISDKHPHFSLNQDYKKAFKLQHHYAHACAVLFEHGFYTQKLLVFAFDGTGYGDDGHIWGGEVFQASLKEYERVAHFDEFKLINADITQIQNLALGFILKYDLEQEACDFLATIDAKKWANLKKIYTQSKLYTSSLGRIIDAFGSVIFDKERLDYEAQIGLLMEKYYDFSLNYSYNFEFKNNQICVKNAFLQALKDDKKHACTGFLNALATCIIKLSTLYKKKLHLDEKLPVLLCGGVFQNTTLLTLLKNRGLNFKTGLKFPVNDSSIALGQMVHYLKK
- a CDS encoding Kae1-like domain-containing protein — its product is MFLRFDFTYISDNDFLEFLLCYYARDFAFALRKTQDHIIFDVKSDEAGLTDFCNHLNFIANSVFLRHFEVKALEDEYFIQEEPKNLADFTKRDFLSSKNLNAYIEKNELETNEWSCFVDDMLSFDEKEFEPITKENFNVLLDKSANVLKNAKYLVLKNAFGVYKIKLFDDDFKASFLMPTDLKALNSAFVCSNENLKLLASLEKPIMKLRFSSIFRKNHSTPQHEFKVKMAYNLFLFALGLKLFEEGFKFLSFFKLEHFEDELEHFEDELELFEFENQLVIVRGLDFINQRAKELILSKEDKNYARISYILSDFKQESLLLDLSKTQDDIVLLNKELRLLELTMPSSAKQMYEDICADMIGKRLYDNFALQFELLQGEFELEKSFFSLLGLVGLILKLDDSPQKAAVKLLELSDESKIPRGVKIDYRFKEHSKEFDYTRTLRSVMSFLLAGVEATNIAYGAVESLAFFLRDFYDELREKNQAQIVILSGSLFEHKSLLKNALKHLKNCKIAHAPLYI
- a CDS encoding M48 family metallopeptidase: MKYGIKKAFKKGVLHFENLELKFEYKKIKYLRLKASNDGEFKLSIPLSCTESEVFMFLQKNQTWIDKHLKRFLNAKASLQKDTISFLGRVYTLRFDENFAKTRLYKNELLAKNEKDLEHFFTQHALRIFNFYIQKYQPYFERKVSKISIKKTKTLWGSCNHRFARINLNLRLIHKPLKAIEYVILHELTHLKFPHHQKEFYDFIEQIMPDFRKRQKLLKGLNFTQQI